From the genome of Vitis riparia cultivar Riparia Gloire de Montpellier isolate 1030 chromosome 2, EGFV_Vit.rip_1.0, whole genome shotgun sequence, one region includes:
- the LOC117906820 gene encoding NAC domain-containing protein 2-like, whose amino-acid sequence MNLSELGEDASLQTAAEVQNNHSEGGELFDLNSLPPGYRFNPTDAEIIVFYLRKKLDRQSLPPNKIIEVDLYAYGPDELAARYEPSGSDEWFYFTPRERKYPNGQRPKRSVGGDGYWKATGADKEIKFEDRTVGYRKVLVFYRGSVQNGVKTNWIMHEFRVAKHPEPPRISGVNDMRLDDCVLCRVYRKDERIYKRSRHESRLDESGPSSSKIPRRDLLNHDPNEANNRYEEHYSYNNIQMPLQTPQPQPRTEIFQTPQEHDHFALQSNTPQDHMRSSTLNHNPNEANNRYEEHYSYNNIQMPLQTQQPRPMTEIFQTPQEHDHFALPLPTPHQSIHSIGNEFGGQGLGNFGIMNGTFGNSSFDAGNNIDFANVPGFDSTNYGNPGLYPMIYYVNDATPMSSNMNGNYDHGSLHGRNNNRQL is encoded by the exons ATGAATCTTTCAGAACTTGGTGAAGATGCAAGTCTACAAACAGCAGCAGAAGTGCAGAATAATCATAGTGAAGgtggagagctttttgatcttaattctttaccACCAGGATATAGATTTAATCCCACAGATGCAGAGATAATAGTTTTCTACTTGAGGAAGAAGCTCGATCGTCAATCATTGCCACCGAACAAGATAATAGAAGTCGATCTGTATGCTTATGGTCCTGACGAACTAGCAG CGAGATACGAGCCATCTGGGAGTGATGAATGGTTCTATTTCACTCCAAGGGAAAGGAAATATCCGAATGGGCAACGTCCCAAGAGGTCAGTCGGAGGAGATGGATACTGGAAGGCTACCGGAGCTGATAAAGAGATCAAATTTGAGGATCGAACGGTAGGGTACCGGAAGGTTTTAGTCTTCTACCGTGGAAGCGTTCAAAACGGAGTCAAAACCAACTGGATCATGCATGAATTCAGAGTTGCTAAACATCCAGAGCCTCCAAGAATAAGTGGTGTCAATGATATGAGG TTGGATGACTGTGTTCTATGCAGAGTCTATAGGAAAGACGAAAGGATCTACAAAAGATCACGACATGAGTCTAGGCTTGATGAATCAGGCCCATCAAGCTCCAAGATTCCAAGACGTGACCTCCTCAACCATGATCCTAATGAGGCCAATAATCGATATGAGGAGCACTACTCTTATAATAACATCCAAATGCCCCTCCAAACCCCACAGCCACAACCTAGAACTGAAATATTCCAAACCCCTCAAGAACATGATCATTTTGCTCTGCAAAGCAACACCCCTCAAGATCATATGAGGAGCAGTACTCTTAACCATAATCCTAATGAGGCCAATAATCGATATGAGGAGCACTACTCTTATAATAACATCCAAATGCCCCTCCAAACCCAACAGCCACGACCTATGACTGAAATATTCCAAACCCCTCAAGAACATGATCATTTTGCTCTGCCACTGCCCACTCCTCATCAGTCTATACACAGTATTGGGAATGAATTTGGAGGTCAGGGTCTAGGTAACTTTGGTATAATGAATGGCACCTTTGGCAACAGCAGCTTTGATGCAGGGAATAATATTGATTTTGCCAACGTCCCTGGGTTCGATTCAACTAATTATGGAAACCCGGGTTTATATCCGATGATTTATTATGTCAATGATGCTACACCGATGTCATCAAACATGAATGGCAACTACGACCACGGTTCGCTGCATGGAAGAAACAATAATCGACAGTTATAG